Proteins from a single region of Nerophis ophidion isolate RoL-2023_Sa linkage group LG08, RoL_Noph_v1.0, whole genome shotgun sequence:
- the LOC133557897 gene encoding histone H3.3A has product MARTKQTARKSTGGKAPRKQLATKAARKSAPSTGGVKKPHRYRPGTVALREIRRYQKSTELLIRKLPFQRLVREIAQDFKTDLRFQSAAIGALQEASEAYLVGLFEDTNLCAIHAKRVTIMPKDIQLARRIRGERA; this is encoded by the exons ATGGCCCGTACCAAGCAGACTGCTCGTAAATCCACTGGAGGAAAGGCGCCAAGGAAGCAGCTTGCGACCAAGGCAGCCAGGAAGAGTGCGCCCTCTACTGGAGGAGTGAAGAAGCCCCATCGCTacag GCCTGGAACTGTGGCTTTGAGGGAGATCCGTCGCTACCAGAAGTCAACAGAGTTGCTCATCCGCAAGTTGCCCTTCCAGCGTTTGGTGAGGGAAATTGCCCAGGACTTCAAGACTGATCTGCGTTTCCAGAGTGCTGCCATTGGCGCTCTTCAG GAGGCCAGTGAAGCTTACCTGGTGGGTTTGTTTGAGGACACCAACTTGTGCGCCATCCACGCCAAGCGTGTCACCATCATGCCCAAAGACATCCAGCTGGCTCGCAGGATAAGGGGAGAACGGGCCTAA
- the unk gene encoding RING finger protein unkempt homolog isoform X1, which yields MSKAQPQPLLSSAATTTGAHSSSSSSSSSSVGGSTSPATVLNIQPEKPQHYTYLKEFRTEQCPLFVQHKCTQHRPFSCFHWHFLNQRRRRPMRRRDGTFNYSPDVYCTKFDEGSGTCPDGDECVFLHRTAGDTERRYHLRYYKTGSCIHETDTKGHCSKNGPHCAFAHGSHDLRNPVYDIREVQIMESQGGSGPTEGAGGDAQSGQAASTALIEKILSEEPNWQENNYVLSHYKTELCKKPPRLCRQGYACPYYHNSKDRRRSPHKHKYRALPCPAVKQSEEWGDPSKCEGAEGCQYCHTRTEQQFHPEIYQSTKCNDMQQCGSCPRGPFCAFAHVEKPMVLEKPSFNSPSSPPPPRPPDPGFEEEADTSAHNLGLGHVAEPFSPLAGSRGAEQGLLGNVLTLCEAMRDGGEPLSPWAGEGGYGRAPGFEREDQAKQRNFALEQRSREMTLVQSKQDLLVCLPVGSPLSISSSIPSSLAATPPSPAPPGPPGNSITSGMNANALPFYPTSETVESVVESALDDLDLNDFGVSALERGLDSNSSLPSVGVMLGRSKIRSSAPVNIPGSFSTSAPFSSPSPSPPIRPHTSPFFSTQLSQPGQQETAFLGPSHSSLGLNGMSSNIWEHFPSGQGSPGTPPTLLPSGPCADTTRLKQELEEAHRGLKQWDHSWRHTAQSWATLKADAEESRAHAVRLAMEAERSRQGEEEAQRQAALLEEALETLRNGENPHRALHQLQLLHRLPLESVLSLQAQVCSCLHAVEQVAYKKKRQCCISCGEQGSVSLSCGHGLQCQKCSSSTECPLCPEQALKQQKQQKQQQLS from the exons ATGTCTAAAGCGCAGCCCCAGCCGCTGTTATCTTCAGCAGCGACGACAACCGGGGCACACTCGTCGTCCTCGTCCTCTTCGTCTTCGTCCGTGGGGGGCTCGACATCTCCCGCGACTGTGTTGAACATTCAGCCCGAGAAACCTCAACACTACAC ATACTTGAAGGAGTTCCGAACAGAGCAGTGCCCGCTGTTTGTACAGCACAAATGTACACAACACAGACCCTTTTCCTGTTTTCACTGGCACTTCCTGAACCAGCGGCGCCGCAGGCCCATGCGCAGACGGGACGGAACCTTCAACTACAGTCCAGATGTTTACTGTACCAAATTTGACGAAGGATCGGGGACCTGTCCTGATGGAGACGA GTGTGTATTTCTACATCGGACAGCAGGGGACACAGAGCGAAGATACCACCTGCGCTACTATAAGACAGGCTCATGTATCCATGAAACAGATACAAAAGGCCACTGCAGCAAGAATGGCCCCCATTGTGCCTTTGCACATGGATCACACGACTTGCGCAACCCTGTGTATGATATCAG GGAAGTTCAAATAATGGAGTCTCAAGGTGGCTCTGGACCGACAGAAGGGGCCGGTGGAGATGCACAGTCAGGCCAGGCAGCAAGTACAGCCCTTATAGAGAAGATTCTAAGTGAAGAACCAAACTGGCAAG AAAACAACTACGTGCTGTCCCACTACAAGACGGAGCTCTGTAAGAAGCCACCCCGCCTGTGTCGTCAAGGTTACGCCTGTCCATATTACCATAACAGCAAAGACAGGCGGCGTAGCCCACACAAGCACAAATACAG AGCGTTGCCGTGTCCGGCTGTGAAGCAGAGTGAGGAGTGGGGAGATCCTAGCAAATGTGAGGGTGCCGAGGGATGCCAGTATTGCCACACGAGGACGGAACAACAGTTCCACCCCGAG ATTTATCAGTCCACTAAGTGTAATGACATGCAACAGTGCGGCAGCTGTCCCAGAGGCCCTTTCTGTGCTTTCGCACATGTTGAGA AGCCCATGGTTCTCGAGAAACCATCATTCAACTCTCCCAGCTCCCCCCCACCTCCACGACCTCCAGATCCTGGTTTCGAAGAAGAGGCGGACACAAGTGCACACAATTTAGGGCTTGGTCATGTCGCTGAACCCTTCTCACCCTTGGCTGGGTCACGTGGAGCTGAGCAAGGACTGCTAGGTAACGTACTTACTCTGTGTGAGGCCATGAGAGATGGTGGCGAGCCTTTGTCGCCCTGGGCAGGAGAGGGAGGCTATGGCAGGGCACCTGGATTTGAAAGGGAGGATCAG GCCAAACAAAGGAATTTTGCTCTTGAACAGCGTAGCAGAGAGATGACACTAGTACAAAGCAAACAG GATCTGTTGGTATGTTTGCCAGTGGGCAGCCCTTTAAGTATATCCTCTAGCATCCCCTCCAGTTTGGCTGCCACTCCGCCCAGCCCGGCACCTCCCGGACCCCCGGGAAACAGCATCACATCAGGGATGAATGCCAACGCATTGCCGTTCTATCCCACCAGTGAGACAGTGGAGTCAGTTGTTG AGTCAGCACTGGATGATCTTGACCTGAATGATTTTGGTGTGTCTGCATTGGAGAGAGGTTTGGATAGTAACTCTTCTCTGCCAAGTGTGGGAGTTATGCTAG GAAGAAGCAAGATTCGGAGCTCTGCCCCAGTCAACATCCCAGGATCGTTTAGCACGTCTGCTCCTTTTAGCTCACCTTCACCATCCCCGCCAATCAGACCCCACACCTCTCCATTTTTCTCTACTCAGCTGTCACAACCTGGTCAACAGGAGACCGCCTTCCTGGGACCGTCTCATAGCTCTTTAG GTCTTAACGGCATGAGCAGTAACATCTGGGAGCACTTTCCTTCAGGCCAAGGCTCGCCCGGCACCCCTCCTACCCTGCTACCCTCCGGTCCCTGTGCAGACACCACCAGGCTCAAACAAGAGCTGGAGGAGGCTCACAGAGGGCTGAAGCAGTGGGATCACAGCTGGAGACACACAGCTCAG TCCTGGGCTACACTGAAAGCAGACGCGGAGGAGTCGCGCGCCCATGCAGTGCGGTTGGCCATGGAGGCTGAGAGAAGCAGGCAGGGTGAGGAGGAGGCACAGAGACAAGCTGCTCTCCTGGAGGAGGCACTTGAGACCCTAAGGAACGGAGAAAACCCCCATCGAGCACTACACCAGCTCCAGCTGTTACACAGACTGCCCCTGGAGTCTGTGCTCAGTCTGCAGGCACAGGTGTGCAGCTGCCTGCACGCTGTGGAGCAG GTGGCGTACAAAAAAAAGAGGCAGTGTTGCATATCTTGTGGCGAGCAGGGCTCGGTCTCTTTGTCGTGCGGCCATGGACTACAGTGCCAGAAGTGCTCCAGTTCGACGGAGTGTCCTCTCTGCCCCGAACAAGCGCTGAAGCAGCAGAAGCAGCAGAAGCAGCAGCAACTCTCCTGA
- the unk gene encoding RING finger protein unkempt homolog isoform X2 encodes MDCNVESVRERYLKEFRTEQCPLFVQHKCTQHRPFSCFHWHFLNQRRRRPMRRRDGTFNYSPDVYCTKFDEGSGTCPDGDECVFLHRTAGDTERRYHLRYYKTGSCIHETDTKGHCSKNGPHCAFAHGSHDLRNPVYDIREVQIMESQGGSGPTEGAGGDAQSGQAASTALIEKILSEEPNWQENNYVLSHYKTELCKKPPRLCRQGYACPYYHNSKDRRRSPHKHKYRALPCPAVKQSEEWGDPSKCEGAEGCQYCHTRTEQQFHPEIYQSTKCNDMQQCGSCPRGPFCAFAHVEKPMVLEKPSFNSPSSPPPPRPPDPGFEEEADTSAHNLGLGHVAEPFSPLAGSRGAEQGLLGNVLTLCEAMRDGGEPLSPWAGEGGYGRAPGFEREDQAKQRNFALEQRSREMTLVQSKQDLLVCLPVGSPLSISSSIPSSLAATPPSPAPPGPPGNSITSGMNANALPFYPTSETVESVVESALDDLDLNDFGVSALERGLDSNSSLPSVGVMLGRSKIRSSAPVNIPGSFSTSAPFSSPSPSPPIRPHTSPFFSTQLSQPGQQETAFLGPSHSSLGLNGMSSNIWEHFPSGQGSPGTPPTLLPSGPCADTTRLKQELEEAHRGLKQWDHSWRHTAQSWATLKADAEESRAHAVRLAMEAERSRQGEEEAQRQAALLEEALETLRNGENPHRALHQLQLLHRLPLESVLSLQAQVCSCLHAVEQVAYKKKRQCCISCGEQGSVSLSCGHGLQCQKCSSSTECPLCPEQALKQQKQQKQQQLS; translated from the exons ATGGACTGCAACGTAGAAAGTGTACGAGAGAG ATACTTGAAGGAGTTCCGAACAGAGCAGTGCCCGCTGTTTGTACAGCACAAATGTACACAACACAGACCCTTTTCCTGTTTTCACTGGCACTTCCTGAACCAGCGGCGCCGCAGGCCCATGCGCAGACGGGACGGAACCTTCAACTACAGTCCAGATGTTTACTGTACCAAATTTGACGAAGGATCGGGGACCTGTCCTGATGGAGACGA GTGTGTATTTCTACATCGGACAGCAGGGGACACAGAGCGAAGATACCACCTGCGCTACTATAAGACAGGCTCATGTATCCATGAAACAGATACAAAAGGCCACTGCAGCAAGAATGGCCCCCATTGTGCCTTTGCACATGGATCACACGACTTGCGCAACCCTGTGTATGATATCAG GGAAGTTCAAATAATGGAGTCTCAAGGTGGCTCTGGACCGACAGAAGGGGCCGGTGGAGATGCACAGTCAGGCCAGGCAGCAAGTACAGCCCTTATAGAGAAGATTCTAAGTGAAGAACCAAACTGGCAAG AAAACAACTACGTGCTGTCCCACTACAAGACGGAGCTCTGTAAGAAGCCACCCCGCCTGTGTCGTCAAGGTTACGCCTGTCCATATTACCATAACAGCAAAGACAGGCGGCGTAGCCCACACAAGCACAAATACAG AGCGTTGCCGTGTCCGGCTGTGAAGCAGAGTGAGGAGTGGGGAGATCCTAGCAAATGTGAGGGTGCCGAGGGATGCCAGTATTGCCACACGAGGACGGAACAACAGTTCCACCCCGAG ATTTATCAGTCCACTAAGTGTAATGACATGCAACAGTGCGGCAGCTGTCCCAGAGGCCCTTTCTGTGCTTTCGCACATGTTGAGA AGCCCATGGTTCTCGAGAAACCATCATTCAACTCTCCCAGCTCCCCCCCACCTCCACGACCTCCAGATCCTGGTTTCGAAGAAGAGGCGGACACAAGTGCACACAATTTAGGGCTTGGTCATGTCGCTGAACCCTTCTCACCCTTGGCTGGGTCACGTGGAGCTGAGCAAGGACTGCTAGGTAACGTACTTACTCTGTGTGAGGCCATGAGAGATGGTGGCGAGCCTTTGTCGCCCTGGGCAGGAGAGGGAGGCTATGGCAGGGCACCTGGATTTGAAAGGGAGGATCAG GCCAAACAAAGGAATTTTGCTCTTGAACAGCGTAGCAGAGAGATGACACTAGTACAAAGCAAACAG GATCTGTTGGTATGTTTGCCAGTGGGCAGCCCTTTAAGTATATCCTCTAGCATCCCCTCCAGTTTGGCTGCCACTCCGCCCAGCCCGGCACCTCCCGGACCCCCGGGAAACAGCATCACATCAGGGATGAATGCCAACGCATTGCCGTTCTATCCCACCAGTGAGACAGTGGAGTCAGTTGTTG AGTCAGCACTGGATGATCTTGACCTGAATGATTTTGGTGTGTCTGCATTGGAGAGAGGTTTGGATAGTAACTCTTCTCTGCCAAGTGTGGGAGTTATGCTAG GAAGAAGCAAGATTCGGAGCTCTGCCCCAGTCAACATCCCAGGATCGTTTAGCACGTCTGCTCCTTTTAGCTCACCTTCACCATCCCCGCCAATCAGACCCCACACCTCTCCATTTTTCTCTACTCAGCTGTCACAACCTGGTCAACAGGAGACCGCCTTCCTGGGACCGTCTCATAGCTCTTTAG GTCTTAACGGCATGAGCAGTAACATCTGGGAGCACTTTCCTTCAGGCCAAGGCTCGCCCGGCACCCCTCCTACCCTGCTACCCTCCGGTCCCTGTGCAGACACCACCAGGCTCAAACAAGAGCTGGAGGAGGCTCACAGAGGGCTGAAGCAGTGGGATCACAGCTGGAGACACACAGCTCAG TCCTGGGCTACACTGAAAGCAGACGCGGAGGAGTCGCGCGCCCATGCAGTGCGGTTGGCCATGGAGGCTGAGAGAAGCAGGCAGGGTGAGGAGGAGGCACAGAGACAAGCTGCTCTCCTGGAGGAGGCACTTGAGACCCTAAGGAACGGAGAAAACCCCCATCGAGCACTACACCAGCTCCAGCTGTTACACAGACTGCCCCTGGAGTCTGTGCTCAGTCTGCAGGCACAGGTGTGCAGCTGCCTGCACGCTGTGGAGCAG GTGGCGTACAAAAAAAAGAGGCAGTGTTGCATATCTTGTGGCGAGCAGGGCTCGGTCTCTTTGTCGTGCGGCCATGGACTACAGTGCCAGAAGTGCTCCAGTTCGACGGAGTGTCCTCTCTGCCCCGAACAAGCGCTGAAGCAGCAGAAGCAGCAGAAGCAGCAGCAACTCTCCTGA
- the unk gene encoding RING finger protein unkempt homolog isoform X3: MRRRDGTFNYSPDVYCTKFDEGSGTCPDGDECVFLHRTAGDTERRYHLRYYKTGSCIHETDTKGHCSKNGPHCAFAHGSHDLRNPVYDIREVQIMESQGGSGPTEGAGGDAQSGQAASTALIEKILSEEPNWQENNYVLSHYKTELCKKPPRLCRQGYACPYYHNSKDRRRSPHKHKYRALPCPAVKQSEEWGDPSKCEGAEGCQYCHTRTEQQFHPEIYQSTKCNDMQQCGSCPRGPFCAFAHVEKPMVLEKPSFNSPSSPPPPRPPDPGFEEEADTSAHNLGLGHVAEPFSPLAGSRGAEQGLLGNVLTLCEAMRDGGEPLSPWAGEGGYGRAPGFEREDQAKQRNFALEQRSREMTLVQSKQDLLVCLPVGSPLSISSSIPSSLAATPPSPAPPGPPGNSITSGMNANALPFYPTSETVESVVESALDDLDLNDFGVSALERGLDSNSSLPSVGVMLGRSKIRSSAPVNIPGSFSTSAPFSSPSPSPPIRPHTSPFFSTQLSQPGQQETAFLGPSHSSLGLNGMSSNIWEHFPSGQGSPGTPPTLLPSGPCADTTRLKQELEEAHRGLKQWDHSWRHTAQSWATLKADAEESRAHAVRLAMEAERSRQGEEEAQRQAALLEEALETLRNGENPHRALHQLQLLHRLPLESVLSLQAQVCSCLHAVEQVAYKKKRQCCISCGEQGSVSLSCGHGLQCQKCSSSTECPLCPEQALKQQKQQKQQQLS; the protein is encoded by the exons ATGCGCAGACGGGACGGAACCTTCAACTACAGTCCAGATGTTTACTGTACCAAATTTGACGAAGGATCGGGGACCTGTCCTGATGGAGACGA GTGTGTATTTCTACATCGGACAGCAGGGGACACAGAGCGAAGATACCACCTGCGCTACTATAAGACAGGCTCATGTATCCATGAAACAGATACAAAAGGCCACTGCAGCAAGAATGGCCCCCATTGTGCCTTTGCACATGGATCACACGACTTGCGCAACCCTGTGTATGATATCAG GGAAGTTCAAATAATGGAGTCTCAAGGTGGCTCTGGACCGACAGAAGGGGCCGGTGGAGATGCACAGTCAGGCCAGGCAGCAAGTACAGCCCTTATAGAGAAGATTCTAAGTGAAGAACCAAACTGGCAAG AAAACAACTACGTGCTGTCCCACTACAAGACGGAGCTCTGTAAGAAGCCACCCCGCCTGTGTCGTCAAGGTTACGCCTGTCCATATTACCATAACAGCAAAGACAGGCGGCGTAGCCCACACAAGCACAAATACAG AGCGTTGCCGTGTCCGGCTGTGAAGCAGAGTGAGGAGTGGGGAGATCCTAGCAAATGTGAGGGTGCCGAGGGATGCCAGTATTGCCACACGAGGACGGAACAACAGTTCCACCCCGAG ATTTATCAGTCCACTAAGTGTAATGACATGCAACAGTGCGGCAGCTGTCCCAGAGGCCCTTTCTGTGCTTTCGCACATGTTGAGA AGCCCATGGTTCTCGAGAAACCATCATTCAACTCTCCCAGCTCCCCCCCACCTCCACGACCTCCAGATCCTGGTTTCGAAGAAGAGGCGGACACAAGTGCACACAATTTAGGGCTTGGTCATGTCGCTGAACCCTTCTCACCCTTGGCTGGGTCACGTGGAGCTGAGCAAGGACTGCTAGGTAACGTACTTACTCTGTGTGAGGCCATGAGAGATGGTGGCGAGCCTTTGTCGCCCTGGGCAGGAGAGGGAGGCTATGGCAGGGCACCTGGATTTGAAAGGGAGGATCAG GCCAAACAAAGGAATTTTGCTCTTGAACAGCGTAGCAGAGAGATGACACTAGTACAAAGCAAACAG GATCTGTTGGTATGTTTGCCAGTGGGCAGCCCTTTAAGTATATCCTCTAGCATCCCCTCCAGTTTGGCTGCCACTCCGCCCAGCCCGGCACCTCCCGGACCCCCGGGAAACAGCATCACATCAGGGATGAATGCCAACGCATTGCCGTTCTATCCCACCAGTGAGACAGTGGAGTCAGTTGTTG AGTCAGCACTGGATGATCTTGACCTGAATGATTTTGGTGTGTCTGCATTGGAGAGAGGTTTGGATAGTAACTCTTCTCTGCCAAGTGTGGGAGTTATGCTAG GAAGAAGCAAGATTCGGAGCTCTGCCCCAGTCAACATCCCAGGATCGTTTAGCACGTCTGCTCCTTTTAGCTCACCTTCACCATCCCCGCCAATCAGACCCCACACCTCTCCATTTTTCTCTACTCAGCTGTCACAACCTGGTCAACAGGAGACCGCCTTCCTGGGACCGTCTCATAGCTCTTTAG GTCTTAACGGCATGAGCAGTAACATCTGGGAGCACTTTCCTTCAGGCCAAGGCTCGCCCGGCACCCCTCCTACCCTGCTACCCTCCGGTCCCTGTGCAGACACCACCAGGCTCAAACAAGAGCTGGAGGAGGCTCACAGAGGGCTGAAGCAGTGGGATCACAGCTGGAGACACACAGCTCAG TCCTGGGCTACACTGAAAGCAGACGCGGAGGAGTCGCGCGCCCATGCAGTGCGGTTGGCCATGGAGGCTGAGAGAAGCAGGCAGGGTGAGGAGGAGGCACAGAGACAAGCTGCTCTCCTGGAGGAGGCACTTGAGACCCTAAGGAACGGAGAAAACCCCCATCGAGCACTACACCAGCTCCAGCTGTTACACAGACTGCCCCTGGAGTCTGTGCTCAGTCTGCAGGCACAGGTGTGCAGCTGCCTGCACGCTGTGGAGCAG GTGGCGTACAAAAAAAAGAGGCAGTGTTGCATATCTTGTGGCGAGCAGGGCTCGGTCTCTTTGTCGTGCGGCCATGGACTACAGTGCCAGAAGTGCTCCAGTTCGACGGAGTGTCCTCTCTGCCCCGAACAAGCGCTGAAGCAGCAGAAGCAGCAGAAGCAGCAGCAACTCTCCTGA